The Thalassotalea nanhaiensis genome has a window encoding:
- a CDS encoding POT-type proton-dependent oligopeptide transporter: MCEVTHSPTKGIGWLLLANCLERLAYYGFRAILVLFLIDQGSGGVGWPTDKTLEFYGEFTAYTYLAVIVGGLCADFLVGAYLSTLLGAALMALGYIGLTFIDSQSIYYATSLIAIGTGLFKPNIPAMIAHQLQNFPEKLNSVFTGQYLLINIGALLAPIIVGATAEHVGWSTGFALSAAVVSAAFLIILSQSKHLSKQSKQSNIKTKEQGGNLFAGIGVVVVTFVLSALFWAYYEVGASLLYGSFSEVMNDIGLIFSITSVLVTCITCFFLWWFFKIRSWYMVALSFSIYSIGWFFLNYSISNEWNIRQIIILVMVLHAIAEVICSVIFMSIIAKKGFKPLISTSFAIHLYASALANFAGSHFTDGNKSLEALGWVCLTVGILLMLVQYSYNKFSGKKPILAT; this comes from the coding sequence TTGTGTGAAGTAACTCATTCTCCAACTAAAGGGATAGGTTGGTTATTGCTGGCTAATTGCCTGGAAAGGTTAGCATATTATGGCTTTAGAGCTATTTTAGTTCTTTTTCTAATAGACCAAGGCTCTGGAGGTGTGGGTTGGCCTACAGATAAAACACTTGAATTTTATGGTGAATTCACTGCTTATACATATTTAGCCGTGATAGTAGGAGGATTGTGCGCTGATTTTCTTGTTGGTGCTTACCTTTCCACATTGCTTGGTGCAGCACTAATGGCTTTAGGGTATATCGGTTTGACCTTTATCGATAGTCAATCTATCTACTATGCTACAAGTCTTATCGCTATCGGCACTGGATTGTTTAAACCAAATATACCTGCAATGATTGCCCATCAATTGCAAAATTTTCCAGAAAAATTAAACAGTGTTTTTACGGGACAATATTTGCTTATTAACATTGGTGCTTTGCTAGCCCCCATAATTGTCGGAGCTACGGCAGAACATGTTGGCTGGTCAACAGGGTTCGCTTTATCTGCTGCTGTAGTTTCAGCAGCTTTCTTAATTATACTTAGCCAGAGCAAACATTTATCAAAACAAAGTAAACAATCAAATATTAAAACAAAAGAGCAAGGAGGAAATTTATTTGCTGGCATTGGTGTGGTAGTAGTCACATTTGTCCTCTCGGCGTTATTTTGGGCTTACTATGAAGTTGGTGCTTCCTTGCTTTATGGCTCTTTTTCAGAGGTAATGAATGACATTGGTTTAATATTCAGCATTACTAGTGTTTTAGTTACTTGTATCACCTGCTTCTTTTTGTGGTGGTTCTTTAAAATCAGATCTTGGTATATGGTCGCTTTAAGCTTTTCCATTTATTCAATCGGTTGGTTCTTTCTTAATTATAGTATTTCAAATGAATGGAATATAAGACAAATAATTATTCTAGTCATGGTGTTGCACGCTATTGCAGAAGTTATTTGTTCAGTTATATTCATGTCGATTATTGCTAAAAAAGGTTTTAAACCGCTAATTAGTACAAGTTTTGCTATTCACTTGTATGCCTCTGCATTAGCGAACTTCGCTGGTAGCCACTTCACTGATGGTAATAAAAGTCTGGAGGCGCTTGGATGGGTATGTTTGACTGTCGGTATACTTTTGATGTTGGTTCAATACTCATATAACAAATTCTCTGGGAAAAAGCCTATCTTAGCTACGTAA
- a CDS encoding helix-turn-helix transcriptional regulator gives MLSLYTPYDLQIELSQFVRKVRKNKKISIKSLSQKSGVPNSTIRKFESTGEISLRQFLMLYTELGDLSKMKMLTQMEDIPKSIDEVLAANIKL, from the coding sequence ATGCTTTCTCTATATACGCCGTATGATCTGCAGATTGAGTTAAGTCAATTTGTACGTAAAGTACGAAAGAACAAAAAAATAAGTATTAAATCTTTGTCACAAAAATCTGGTGTTCCTAATAGCACCATTCGTAAGTTTGAATCTACAGGTGAAATATCTTTGAGGCAGTTCTTAATGCTGTATACAGAGTTAGGTGACTTATCTAAAATGAAAATGCTTACACAAATGGAAGATATTCCCAAGAGTATTGACGAGGTTCTAGCGGCAAATATTAAATTATAA
- a CDS encoding metallophosphoesterase, translating into MDDNQRVFVVGDLDGNYRRLKEAMNRVGFDPKADKLICLGDMIDRGDDSLMILELMRELNAFVVLGNHEHLMIESILSHDETAKSLWTKNGGTWHSSVPHEQLKSHCQWLLKQPLSIIAEYQSMKIGVSHTLPMKWNWDNLPVDKSAIVAALLWDRELFYKQKCLVNRGVDFSIHGHNSTQIPIWIENTFHIDTSYYGRPTMVELNAVIEEFNAMNETTDIA; encoded by the coding sequence TTGGATGATAACCAACGAGTGTTTGTTGTTGGCGATTTAGATGGTAACTATAGGAGGCTTAAAGAGGCGATGAATCGTGTTGGTTTTGACCCAAAAGCAGATAAGCTGATTTGTTTAGGTGATATGATTGATCGTGGTGATGATAGCCTCATGATTTTAGAGCTAATGCGAGAATTAAATGCTTTTGTTGTACTCGGAAACCATGAACACTTAATGATTGAATCCATCCTCAGTCACGATGAAACTGCAAAATCACTCTGGACTAAGAATGGCGGAACTTGGCATAGTTCAGTTCCTCATGAACAGTTGAAATCACACTGCCAGTGGCTACTCAAGCAACCGTTATCGATTATTGCAGAGTATCAAAGTATGAAAATTGGAGTATCACATACTTTGCCAATGAAATGGAATTGGGATAATTTGCCTGTTGATAAATCAGCCATTGTTGCAGCTTTACTGTGGGATAGAGAGTTATTCTATAAGCAAAAATGCCTCGTAAATCGTGGTGTCGACTTTTCCATTCATGGCCACAATTCTACTCAAATCCCAATCTGGATTGAAAACACTTTCCATATTGATACCTCCTATTACGGCAGACCAACGATGGTGGAACTTAACGCTGTTATTGAAGAGTTTAATGCGATGAATGAAACAACGGACATTGCATAA